atttctattgaaattcattctgactttgttaaaattatcagcatgggatgacagatTGATGGTATGCTCATTTGTGTCCTGACTGCATGACCACCTGGGCAGATGGGCATGGACAACAATGGTCATTTAAATTCACTTGAAtgtttcaaaactcaggtgatcATTAGGCACATTGACCTCTTGTTAAAAAATGGTACTTTTAGGTATGGTAAACCTGGACACTTACTATTAGGAAATATAAGTAAAAGAAAAGTGATTTTATTTAATACAAATCAGAAGATTATAAATCATCAAGTAAATCATATATCATTGTAGAATATTGCCAACTGTTGGTGATTTACGGTTACTTTGTTTAAAAGGGAAAATTGTCAGCTTCATATAATGTTTTTCATGTGAATACAAAATTTtggataaaacaataaaaaaatactttcaGGATACCCCAGCGTCCAGTTGAGTAACCAGGACCGATATCCAGTGAAGACTGCAATAGAAGCGGGGAGCTTAGAGGATCTTGAAGACAATATCGTCGCCTAAAAATCCTACATCCTACGACTGCAGTAGAGTTAAGAAACTTGATAGGCCAGGGAAAGTTGTTTCTCATTCCCAGGAGGAATTTAAGAGTTGTAAgctcattttcttttattttaataattttcatCAGAAAGTGGGATTTCacttataataattttgaagttacatgtacattttatttatttttagtcCAATTCTAGTCAGTATTTTGTTATTGCTGATGAATTTTTGACGTAGCTATCAAAATCAGTTAGGTTTTTATGAagattttgtattaaatttcaaatattgtgtATCTTTAAACTTTCAACTATAACTGTATTTCCTGCTAAGTTATGAATATATAGAGAAGACATATCTACAACAGTATACAGCactaaatataacatatatggAAGGCAAATCTTGATACTTTTAAACATTGATTGATTAATTAGTTTTGAGAACTTGACAATATGTGGCATTTCATAATAGTATTTATTAATTCCTTGATGCAGACAGAGAGGAACATTTTAACAAAGATTAAAATTAGAAATTATGCCCTCTTCTGAATTCAATTGATATGTTTTGTCAAAAGAACTGCTTCTTACCAGATTGGTCAATATCTTTGGCACATTTTCgtcaattgtttttatttaaatccaatgatttttttatgtgtGAATGTTTGTTATGCATTGCTGATTATTTAGAAATCAAGCACCTTTGTGGTTTTAATGAAGGCAACAtttacattcaaaatataaaaacattgtGAATTAGGCAAGGGTCATGAAGTGACTGAAATGATATCTGTTGAATGGAGATGGTGATTccttaatcatttaaatcataaaattatattgaaatataaccAAATGATATTGAAGAAATTCTGtacaaacaaaatttgactCTATATATGTCCTTTGTCTTTATTGAGCACATTATAAGACTTAGTTATATATCTACAGCCATCAAATGACGACAGTAATGCCATTGTCCAAGGAGGAGAGCAACCAGCACCAGGACCAGTAGCAGCTCCAGAGgtacatttcaacaaaatcaCTTTCATATGAGAAAGTCTCAaatgacctattctaattgccttttgtttGTTGTCATTTGTccgtttataaaaaaaagttacattttCATGATACTTCCTAATAACCACAAGGCCTAGTGATATTGGAACTAAAGCATGCTAGGCCTTTAAACAATTTTTCCTCATTAAGCAAGAGggtccagagacctgatattggaaCTGTAGCATGCTATTAAGactgttcaaatcaatgaccttgtcCATCATTCAAGGTCTCATGGTCAAAGTCATGGGAATCCAATCTGCCAAAATAAGTCAAAACTCAAAGGATGTTTAAGGCCCATGGCCtcttattagggcttttcacccaagtggtgaaaagacctattgtttctgttatgtttcttattagggcttttcacctaagtggtaaaaagacctattgtttctgttatgtttattattattattacaagctaaccggtaataagtatttatatattaaagtatttaaaatattgcCGTATCCATCCAcctaatgaatatatatatataaaaaagaccAGTTACATTGGGTTCTAATAGTTTTTCACCTAGGAAAAGCGTGGTCTTTGATTGATATGTGCAGTATTGTTCTATCTATAGTTACATTATCCTTAACATTTGTCTttcaaacacatgtacatgtagtattccAACCAACTGGTTTTCATTTGACagaaatagtgacattgacctttgacatccgGGTCTGAAAGAGTACTTAAGGCATTGTGCAGCAACCAAACAAGAGGCCATATGGGCCTGCATTAGTCatcttcttctctggacctctttctgatattgataaaaaaaaaggtttaaacatttaaacatgtttggctgctgtgaccttgaatgtacaTCACTGTTGCtcgtttttaaacaaattttgtatcacTTCACCAGCATAGTACAGGCCCAAGTATCTTGGCCTCAAGGTTATTCAGTTGAAGTTTTTCAAGGTTTTTGCACGTCTAGCTCCAGTGGTCtttaatgaaggtaaaggtcatttatcaaaacaaaccTTGTAGCATTCAAGATTTGGGACCATCACTACAGAATGCAAGACCAAGTTTGAAAAGATCATCAAGCTAGCtatacagaagaaaaacaattgaaCAGCGATGTTATTTTGGACTACTGTGCTGAATATGTGCTGATCTGACAGATCCATCATTTTAAAATGCCCAACAACATTATAGGAAGTTTTAACCAAACCAAAgattctatatatatgttatagagacatgaaaatattgatgtacatcTATTGCcaaacaaaaagcaaattttgcaaatcaaccaattctcaaaatccactAAATATGACAATTTGTTAACCAAAAGGATACTAGTACTGGAAAGAAATGAGAAGaaacttttgaagatatttaataGAAGGAAATGTAAAGACTTATGTGAGAGACTATAACAACAGAGATATTATCAATAGAAAGAAATTAATTTGAAGTATACAAATAACCAAGTGTAAACTTTGTTATATAGgagttatatatctgatttatatgaatatgtCCTCTGCCCCaaacaatggaaagtaaaacaaccataacaataaaatgttgaaatctTACCTACATGAAAACTAAAATGGATTTGTAAAGTTTCTTACACCTCTTTTGTAACTTCCAGATTTCTTGTGACTCAATAAAATAACCTATTCCATTTTACGCCcactttcaaatatcatcagatgtatataatgatgaacAATTGGAAACAAAATCAGAATGGCAATCTGCTAGaataagatgtacatgtatatgaaagaaaacaaagggacacaactcttcaAGTTAGTGAAAATCCAACCCTTAATTTAGCATTATGATCATATGTCATTAgagaatgtgttcctaaaccaaagtcaacaactgtatgagagcttgtcagtgtctaacttccggtggtagggcaagaggaaactctgAATACTCATCAATTAGTCTCACCAAAGGTCTTTGAACTGTTAGAAGGTGAGGTTGCCAGatctattgattaataaaatctgaCATTCTGTGTATTGAAATCAGAACAAAAGTAATCCAGTATATGTCAACAAGTATTTTTGGATTGATACAGCAAAGATGttaatatgaatgtttaaaaaaaatattttcttattactgcaaacacatacatgtatattatacaattatttcaattacagatttgggaaatgaaagaaatatttgtatgttcGAGTGGATTCaagaaatatataacacagtagtattctaatgaagaaattaattaattgtgaaaatgtcacagaaacatgtcaacaaacaatatggtgtgGAGCGCAATGTATTTTGAAAGCTAAATTCTCACTGTAGTCAAGTTGTCAAGATGAAGAAtcatattcttttatatatttacatgacttAAACAGTTGTTGCAAagatttatcaaacaaaaacaaaacaaatccccacaaaaaaaaaccaaaaaaaaacaacaactttacACAGATGAACTTAATTTAGACAATCAAAGCTggtaattgtgtaaaatgaacttaattttACATCTTCATACCGTGCTTACACAGGCCATCATTCAGAACTGACTGAAAAAAACCATgctattctttttaaatttgttgttgACATTTCTCTGATCTTCAATAACCAATACATAACcacatttattttgatattgagtATATGTGTGTTGGTTGAGCAGAAGAGTAGTTATCCAGAGTTTGCATGTTCGATCCGTATGTGGAGGCATTGATggaaatacattttatcatCCTCTCAGCCAATTTGggattatttcatgaaaatgaataaatcatCGATCAATGACCAGGTACATAGCTCAGTGGTCGAGTGTAGTACTGTACGTCTAGAGTTTGCAGGGTCTCGAGTTTGAACCCTGGTCTGGCTACtatctttctcctgttacatattttGCAAGCCTGCAAATCCTTGTTTAAAGCATTGGGAGGATGCTAAAGCAACAGGATATCCGAACCTGTTGTCTTTGGGTGTGAAGACTTGATAAaaggggcagcaggtacaattcttacgccctacctgcagggcagaactATAATTTGCCCATGAACTGCAAATATTCTTTGTAAAGAATATGTATTTCTTCAAATTACCACATGGAAAATTTATTTGAAACGTACCGTCTAAGTCGTGGTGGTCAGGATTGTCCGCAGAAGATGCTactgtaaatttgtgtttaacgtgaTCATTCTGTGAGGAATATTTTTATTGACAACTACAGCTGCGCCTCCTGCTGCTTTGATTCCTATAGCTGTGGTGCTATTATACAGCGAGAAATTTCTAAGGGTAATTGGGTTTTTTAACATGACCTCCTGTAGGCAAAATAAGGCAGGTCTAAACTCTTTCGATATATTTTGAAACTCTTATATATTTGCTCGTAGTCCGCGTATATTCCATTGTATGATCCTGTTGTTATTGTTGGCCATTATCCTGGTTCATGCTGGTCGTTCTTCGGACTGACAGGGCTGCCTGGTGTAGGCTGTCTAGTAACAGCAACGTTGGTGATATGCTGTTCACTGTCGTCCATAAGAACGCCATACCTGTTGTAGCCAAGGATAGGGTCATCTGGACCCTTGGCCGGTTTGTTGTTTAGGGAGGGATGCCTATTGATCCGAACCCTAGATTTTGGTGTTCTTTGGTCTTGAGGGGGTGTAGTGGCAGGTCGTTTGGTAATTCGGGAGGTGTCGACCGACGGATGTGACAGAGTTCGTCGTCTATGGTGGTCGGCACCTACCTTAGATTTACGTTCGTTTGTGTTGGTTTTTGTAGTCGATGGTGATGGTTCGATTGGTGGTGGTGTGTGTTTAATGGGTTTTGAAGGCTCTGGAGGTTTGGGGGTGGCACTCCAGCGAGAGGCTCTCccaattaattaattgtttgtaTTTAGGTAGGTTTGCCATCTCGGGAGCATCTGGACCTCAGGCAGACTGGTCCTCAAATGCTTGGATAGTAGCATCCTTCACCGAGACGGTACCTGCTGACGACTTTTTAACAATTGTGGCAAACGTTGGGTTTGTGCTGTCCTTGCTCTCGACAATCCTCCTGGCTTCAGGAAAGGAAATATTCTCGGTATATTTCACCCGGAGGACTTCCCTTTCCTTCTTCCAGGCAGGACAGTCTCGAGATGAGGCCGCATGGTTACCCTGGCAGTTTATGCAACGCTTGCCAACAATGTTGCATTGGTCGTTGTCTGTGTGGCCTTCACGTCCGCAGTGTTCGCAGACAGTGTTCCGTCCACATCTGTCCTCGTGATGTCCGTACTTTTGACAGTTCCGGCACCGCAGAGGGTTGGGGATGTAGGCGGAGACACCGTACCTCTGGTAACCTATAGTTACCGTCTGAGGTAGCTGTGGCCCTCCGAACGTGAGAATgaatgtgtttgtgtttattgtTTGGCCATTGCGTCTGGAACGGATCCGCCTAACCTCCGAAACATGGATGTTCTCAACATGTTGGAAGTACTCCAGTATGTCGGCCTCGGAGTCGTTCTTCAATGCGGGGCACCTGATTTATCCCTTTGAAGAATTCAGTGAAGCGTGAGGCTTCACTTCGACATTGAGACCGGCAAAACTGGAAGTACCCATGAGATTCACCGCCTGTTGACGGCGGTAAACCTCAACGAGGAGAACACCAGATCTCATTGGCTTGACGGATTTTACCTCGCCCGCTATTCCCTGAATTCCCTTCCTCAACAGGATAGGCGATAACTCGGAGGTTTTCTTACCCTTATCTCTGGAGGACATGGTCAGGAAATGAGGGAACAACGGAGAGGCTCCCGTTCCAGATGTAGTTTTGGTTGCAGTTTggatttggtttggtattgtttttgtttgaggggtttggttaagtattgtttttgtttgctttgtGTCTGTTGTGCTTGATGACTCGCCTTTGCgttttgtgtcattttgattGTTTGTACCCATATGTATTTAGAAATAATGTTCACTACTTTTGTCCCCACCCACCTCGGAGCCCAACAAGGGGACACTTTTGTTGGCACGGGTTTCCTGTGTCAAAAGTGTCAGGGTTACATCAAATAGTATACTCGCAAGAGAGTGAAACAGTTTGGTTCTCCAAAGCAGTAGTTTGGTTCTCCCACGATTGCCCCTAAGCCACTGTCGTCTGGAGACGTGACCAGCcgattgaaaatacagggaccGTATTGCCACCCGTCTAGTCCGAGTCTGAAGCCAAAGTCGTGTGTTGCAGACTGGCATGATTTAGAATCAACATCCAAACTACTCAACGACCAGGACCTTCTTCTCCGGATTTACGGGACGCAAACCATGGCAAACGGTTTGGCTCAAAATTGAGCTACTGCATTAGATTACTTTTGGTCTGGTTCCTCAACTTTGACCTCTCTGGCATGGTTTGACCTAACAAGAGCTACTGAAGCTCTGGCCAGCCAAGCCCAAAGTTTCATTGAAACGCTCAAGCTTCCGGACCACGGCAAGGTAGTAATCCTCCCGGAAGGGTttctgaccaatcagagcgaatcTTTGTATTAACCTTATTCAAACTTGCCTAACGTTATATTTCGtatcgaagcgaagatagataaatagGCTATTTTGCTGTATTcatgaaatattcagactagtttttgacttaatactcacttgacatttgctattcatgcacagattctccgataacagcagaaaacgcataaattgcgttgatcagtcctttcaaaatggcgccgtcaagttgacgtggagtaacgtcacaaagtaATGACGTCATGAATAATGTTACTGATTCGCGcacttttttttacattatttatttttcgatatttttaaTTCTGTCTaaatgaaatgcaataaaaagaacattgaatggtttcccgtttaatacatgtattacatatatatttcactcgtatgacattTTGccctactggtgaaataaatgttatatattaaacGAGACACCATTcagtatcctctatatattctTGTAAGTCTCCCCATATTAAAACGTCTTTTGCCATTATGTAGTAAtctttttacattatgtacctTCGCACATAAGTACGAAAAATTTCTTCGTATCCCTCTCTTCAAAATGGATTGTTCCAGTAATACTGGAACTCTTTTGCACTAAACACCACACATGTTGTCCCTTGTCTGCGCATGTGCAGCCTCATTGATGTTGACAAAATGGCGGCAGATCAGGTAGATGATGTTTTGCAAGCGATTTCGCGCGATATTGTCACGGTATCAAGACAATTGACACAGGA
The nucleotide sequence above comes from Pecten maximus unplaced genomic scaffold, xPecMax1.1, whole genome shotgun sequence. Encoded proteins:
- the LOC117318861 gene encoding uncharacterized protein LOC117318861, yielding MSSRDKGKKTSELSPILLRKGIQGIAGEVKSVKPMRSGVLLVEVYRRQQAVNLMGTSSFAGLNVENDSEADILEYFQHVENIHVSEVRRIRSRRNGQTINTNTFILTFGGPQLPQTVTIGYQRYGVSAYIPNPLRCRNCQKYGHHEDRCGRNTVCEHCGREGHTDNDQCNIVGKRCINCQGNHAASSRDCPAWKKEREVLRVKYTENISFPEARRIVESKDSTNPTFATIVKKSSAGTVSVKDATIQAFEDQSA